Proteins encoded in a region of the Pigmentiphaga litoralis genome:
- a CDS encoding enoyl-CoA hydratase/isomerase family protein codes for MEDALLNVEQRGATRWIILNRAGKANAMTVGMMEQAVAAITGAAADETIRAIVLTGAGERVFCAGVDVREKPEDGDTARHRERRSHALAALQDAVMETPKPVVVMLNGSAVGGGAMLALLADACVAVSSAELSLPEIDIGIATYSGANILAVVGGRALALDLIQSGRRLSAQDACVRGLVRTVVARDELEAATDAVAAALGGKDAAAFADNKRWINRAMKAAIIEARAEHARHRAQAAD; via the coding sequence ATGGAAGACGCATTACTGAATGTCGAACAACGCGGCGCAACCCGGTGGATCATCTTGAACCGTGCAGGCAAGGCGAACGCCATGACGGTCGGGATGATGGAGCAGGCGGTCGCGGCGATCACCGGTGCGGCAGCGGACGAGACCATCAGGGCCATCGTACTGACCGGGGCAGGCGAACGCGTGTTCTGCGCAGGCGTGGACGTTCGCGAAAAGCCGGAAGACGGCGATACGGCGCGCCATCGCGAGCGCCGCTCCCACGCCCTGGCTGCCTTGCAGGACGCCGTCATGGAAACGCCCAAGCCAGTTGTTGTCATGCTCAACGGTAGTGCCGTGGGCGGTGGCGCCATGCTGGCCTTGCTGGCAGACGCCTGCGTGGCAGTGTCGTCGGCCGAGCTGTCCCTGCCCGAGATCGACATCGGCATCGCCACCTACTCGGGCGCGAATATCCTGGCCGTTGTCGGCGGACGGGCATTGGCCCTGGACCTGATCCAGAGCGGCCGCCGCCTGTCAGCCCAGGACGCCTGCGTGCGCGGACTGGTGCGCACCGTGGTCGCCCGCGACGAACTGGAAGCCGCGACCGACGCAGTCGCCGCGGCCTTGGGCGGCAAGGACGCCGCGGCTTTCGCCGACAACAAACGCTGGATCAACCGAGCCATGAAAGCGGCCATCATCGAAGCGCGTGCCGAGCACGCCCGGCATCGTGCGCAGGCCGCGGACTGA